Sequence from the Plasmodium yoelii strain 17X genome assembly, chromosome: 10 genome:
CATCTAAACTAGTAAAATGTTataccaataaataatactgaaaatattaaatttaggaaacatatacaataatatattaatccaaagtatatagaaaaagtatgtaataattaatttaatttgaactaataatatttttattatgttactatatatatataaattcacagttatataatttaaatataatgtttttacgaaataatatatatgttctaaaataatttaaaaattatgaaacgCGGGAATATCATACATTGgtttaaagtatttttattaaccgCATTAATTATTACGTTGTACTATATAGTGATATAGCAGTAACAATACTAATAGTAATagcaataaataaaacattaaatacgaacaaatatattatgtttatttgatACACTTATATGgctataaattaattatatatatattattaaacgagcgataaaataaaaattgtatgcaCAAAACATCAAAAGAAATAATACAATCCTAacagtatttttttaatgtggtaatattagaattaacactaccaagaaaaacaatattaataattttatagtttttcatcatagaactaaatatagtttattataagatataaaagtaaagtatatatttagaaaagtaataattataagtTGTTTCTaatgaataattttaatatatatacctaATTTAAAGCTTTAATGTTAAAGAAATACAAGACATAATTAGCTATATAGAATAggtaaatattatatgactACAtaattgtcttaaaaaaacatacttcccttatctctcctatctaaaatgtaaatataccAGCCTAATtacacatagttttctattatactttaaaatttgcatcaatagttatttatataataatatttaatatttctaagtattattttaaaaacaatatacatttaaagacttatttaagcttataaatacggattcagtgctaattgtcgttttaaaccgtgagaaagatgtgcaaaatatattataaaattacccaataaggtatatttctaaatttaattatataggaataaaaataaagctatttaatgcattaaaattattttttaatttatctatattaaataaaaacaatattaaattatgtatatgcaattaaaacagggaacaatgcaacttattttataaatgttataattttaataaaatattggtATATATTACAAGAAACAaggatataaatatttaatatattttaaaaaataactatttatatacttttaaggattataataataatataattttttattttttagatttatatagtatttaagttttaggaTTGAAATCATTAAAccacaaaatataaatagattccttttctatgttcaaacatactttaaattaattataaaattatattaatttttataataaatttatacctgatattagtaagaatagcattttttgtataaaatgcatcatatctatatttaatcaaaaatgtattaagtaatcctctatttaaggtaatttagctaattatcataaaaaataatgtaactTTTCGTTAgtgataatattattttattatgtataataatttaattattgaaaaacatataatatatttaactacagacagttgttatatatagggttaaagtatttgcgtcaTATATTTGGTGCATTGTGTACAAAATAGCATGAttctactcaatttacaaatataaaatgaaattttatCACAATGGATAAGcaagtggtatatgcattttttaataataataataatttcctttacattttttgatattgtattatatatatcattaaactttattttataagagtTTCATTAACGCATACTTTTactatacttttttaaatgttttcttagtgtaaaaATTTCTATGCTATGAATAGCTCGTTTTCCAAAACGCTTGACGAAAAAGGAGAGtatcaaattattattaataaatcaaTTTTAGATAATTATTGTACTAGTAGCGGATGTACTGATGATCTCGCaaaaattaatgctggatgtttatatttgtttgatgCATTCTTTAAGAATTCTTCTGTGTTTAAGTCTGATGCAAAAAGTAACATCAACATTGTTGAATACATTatcatatggttaagttatatgttaagcCTAAAGAAACAAGTAGGGGATAAGACCaatttacaatatttttatgaaatatatataaatggtggtaatatgtataaaaagCCTATAACTGGTGTTAAAGAGTATAATAgttataaggatcttatagatcaaaaacaaaatttgATAACTATGGATATGAGTATTATATCTAAATTGTATGatgtatttattaaattatgcACGATGCATATTGAATTTGATGAAACCAATCCCCAATGCGGGAAATATTTGAACGATGCTAaagaatttgttaaaaaatatgatgaactTAAAAAAGATCCTAAGATTACTGAAGGTAATccatattataaattattgtctACACTATCAAaggattatgataattttaaaaagaaatgtAGTGATGTTAGTTGTAAGGATATTCCACCCCTTCAATCAATTGAAAAAACAAGAAATGCTGTAGATTTTTCTGAACTTTCTAAACAAACTTCTGAAGTtgcatcatcaagttcgtcgataacaaacaatttatttatagttttatcaatatttggtgcaatagcatttttttttggaatttcttataaggtaaataccaaggaattaattttttttttcattatatatatgcaaattttaacaaaaaacTAATCcgtttaccatttttatattagtattcattatttggatttcgaaaacgatttcaaaaacaaaaattaagagaaaaaataaaaaatataaagaagaaaatgaatcattaatatatgattcgaagaaagttactatttcaggaatagtaataatgattggtATACGacaagaaactgtctattggggagcaatttttatatagtttttatatagtttttatgttgtgggtcaggGTTGTGTTTATgtaacccatattcgggttagggttaagtattatgtctttatttatttttttataatttaaacactaattaaatatatgtaccatttccgtatgtttaatcataAGATGAAGTTCAAAAGTTCAAATATGCAGCCCAAAAGGGGCATAAGCTAATATGAAAGGAGtgaatattatatttcccataaagtataatatatacaattgagtgttcatatcgatttaatatgattaaaataaaatgtctaaattgtatatattaatatagatgttgattatatatgaagtTGCATTATGTAAatcataattgcctattatataagccTTGATAACCCCGAGCTATAATgaattattcatataataatatgtttttttatttaatgaaaattttatttagtaaaaattataacttgtatcatattgattttaatttaaatcatgttatccaactgaactgtaataatagatattcataaaatatagatgcatagagtttcgatcgagaatcgacaatgtAACAtagtctataaaatattattatgcttctaacattttttgtaatacataaaaaattgaactatatacaatattttttaagttttaattgtagttactattctctttttgtatttcctttgcatttgtattaaaattaatattaacaGAAGTAGCTATAAatgctttaatttatttatcataaggtataataGTAGATTAATcagtattaatttttaaattttataactttgaggtataaataaattatattttaaaataattaaaaaaataaaatataaatatattaataaaatttcatgttatattttattctaataattataaataatataatagataaaattattgttattattatataactatacatataatctagTAAAATGGTAtacaataactaatattgaaatattgttttattgtggaaacttcatataattaaatattaatatgaattttatcgaaaagacacataataatatatataaagggataatttttatatatttgctaAAGATTCAATTTGGGATTTGTAATTTTTCATTCTAAAAAACTGGATAAATAGGGAAAAGGATATAGACTTAATTAACGTTAAATGTCTTtctattattccatattatattatcattctTTTgtcataaaattaataaaataagaatttttaataaattatttgatagtatatacattgataactatagtAGTAGAATATATAGGGAAAAATGAATAATTCAGAACATttagcaaatatttatttaaatttatatattaaaagagcaaatacatcttatctctctcctctcaaagtgcaatataccaacctaatatacataattttctattatacttaaaatttttcatcaatacgtatttatttgttatatatttaatatttactaagtattattttaaaaaacatgCATTTAAacacttatttaagcttttaaatacgggttcaatgttaatatttgttttaaggaatggaaaatatgcataaaatagTTTATAAATTTGCCCAATAAAATATACttctaaattgaagtatataggaataaaaataaagttatcggactcattaaaatggattatgaattcatctacattcattaaaaacaatataaatttatataatttgcatagagaTGTAAGTAacataatttgaaaatactataatttgaataaaacatgatatatattataagaaataagtatataagtatttaaaatatattagaaaaaataaatttatatacttttaaggattatagtaatgaTGGGTTTCTTAATTGTTTCGATTTTTGCAGTATATTAGTTTTGGGGAACCacttattaaaacaaaagatatgatgttgtttattttctatattaaagcatatatataagaagATATATTCTAAATTCATTACAATGTTACTTTaacttttataataatactcATATGAGTGTTATTAAGGATAAcaatttatacaaaattgtattatatatacaatgaTAACAAATGTATTAACCCCCTCCAAAATAAGGCAATTTACCTAACTAccataaacatatatattgttctatattatatttaaattgatattcaaaatgataataacatGTTTAACCACagacaattatatattatggttcaattattttgtcatttattaagcataaaatatgtaaaataatataatgttacataatttacatattataaaaaaatgaaattagaATGGATAATCGCCTggtaaataatatttttaataaaatttgccTTTCCTTATATTTTTCGATGTTATATTAcctataaaattcattaaaacatattttataagaatttcattaaaatatatttttattatactttaaaaaaatttttttagtgTGGAAGATTTGATACATTGAGAAAATATTTACCCGATGAATTAGGCGAAACCGCAAAATTTGAACTAAAACAACTTAATAGTTTCAATAATTATTGTTCTAATGGAGGTTCAGGGAAAACAGAATGTAATACTGAGGCCGATAAAATTActgctggatgtttatggTTGTTTGAGCAAAATATTGTTAATAGGATTAGTACTTTAAGTAAAGATCACTCTGAAGTGTTTATTATATACGTCATGATATGGTTAGGTCATATGTTAGACCTAAAGAAAGATAACAAATTCATAAAcataaatgatttttatgaAGAGAATATAAAGAATAATACGCATTATAgtaaatgtataaaaaaaaaaagtaatgaTAATTATGATGATTGTAGTAATTCATTAAAAAGAATAACgggatataataattttaaggagttaatagaaaaaaacaaatatttgaTGAATGTTGGCATTAATGATAtgtctaatttttatgatgcatttaagccattatgtaacatgtataCTGAACTTAATGCAAACGACGCATCAGATAAgagatatttaaaaaatgctaaagaatttgttaaaaaatatgatgaactTAACGATCCTAATAATACTAAAGATAACGCCTATTATCAAgtattgtctacattatcaaatgattataataaatttaaagatTTTTGTAATATAAGTAGCGCTAATTGTAATGATATTCCACCGCTTCCAGATATAAAAACAACACAAAATCATTTACAAAGTTCTGAACCGAGTTCTGAATCAAATTCTGAATCGAATTCTAAAgttacatcatcaagttcgtcgataacaaacaaattaattccagttttatcgataatTATCGCAAT
This genomic interval carries:
- a CDS encoding PIR protein, with product MDKQVCKNFYAMNSSFSKTLDEKGEYQIIINKSILDNYCTSSGCTDDLAKINAGCLYLFDAFFKNSSVFKSDAKSNINIVEYIIIWLSYMLSLKKQVGDKTNLQYFYEIYINGGNMYKKPITGVKEYNSYKDLIDQKQNLITMDMSIISKLYDVFIKLCTMHIEFDETNPQCGKYLNDAKEFVKKYDELKKDPKITEGNPYYKLLSTLSKDYDNFKKKCSDVSCKDIPPLQSIEKTRNAVDFSELSKQTSEVASSSSSITNNLFIVLSIFGAIAFFFGISYKYSLFGFRKRFQKQKLREKIKNIKKKMNH